Below is a window of Streptomyces sp. ITFR-16 DNA.
ACTGGATCGCCTGGTTGGCGCCGATCGGCTTGCCGAACGCGTGCCGCTCGGCCGCGTACTTCACCGATTCGTCCACACAGCCCTGCGCGAGGCCCGTGGACAGGGCCGCGATGGCGATCCGGCCCTCGTCCAGGATCCGCAGGAACTGCGCGTACCCCCGGCCCTCCTCGCCCAGCAGGTTCCCCAGCGGGACGCGCACGTCGGCGAAGGACAGCTCCCGGGTGTCCGAGGCGTTCCAGCCGACCTTGGAGTACGGGGCGGCGACCGTGAAGCCGGGGGTGCCGGAGGGCACGATGATCGAGGAGATGAGCGGGGCGCCGTTCTCCTTGCGGCCGGTCACCGCCGTCACCGTCACCAGCTCGGTGATGTCCGTGCCGGAGTTGGTGATGAAGCACTTGGAGCCGTTGATCACCCACTCGCCCGTCGCCTCGTCGCGCACGGCCGCGGTCCGGGTGCCGCCCGCGTCCGAGCCGCCGTCCGGCTCGGTCAGGCCGAACGCGCCGAGCGCCTCGCCCGCGCAGAGCCTCGGCAGCCACTGCCGCTTCTGCTCCTCCGTGCCGAAGCGGAACACCGGCATCGCACCGAGCGAGACCCCGGCCTCCAGGGTGATCGCCACCGAGGAGTCGACCCGGGCCAGCTCCTCCAGGGCGATCCCGAGGGCGAGGTAGTCCCCGCCCATCCCGCCGTACTCCTCCGGGAACGGCAGCCCGAACAGGCCCATCCGCCCCATCTCCCGCACGATCTCGTACGGGAACTCGTGGCGCTCGTAGAAGTCGCCGATCTTCGGCGCGACCACGTCGTGGGCGAACTCCTCGACGGTGCGCCGCAGTTCCTCGTGCTCGGCGGTCAGCCGGTGGTCCAGGGACATCGGGAAATCACTGCTCCTTGTGGGACTGTGTCTGTTGCACCGAGAGCGCGCGGACGGTACGGGACGGGCTCGGCCGCCCCAGCTGTTCGGCGAGCCACACGCTGGTGGCGGTCAGCTCGTCGAGGTCGACCCCGGTCTCGATACCGAGGCCGTCGAGCATCCACACGAGATCCTCGGTGGCGAGATTTCCGGTCGCGCTCTTCGCGTACGGGCAGCCGCCGAGGCCGCCCGCCGAGGCGTCCACGGTGGTGACGCCGTGCTGGAGCGCGGCGAGGGTGTTGGACAGGGCCTGTCCGTACGTGTCGTGGAAGTGCACCCCGAGGGCGGCGGTGGGCACGCCCGCCTCGTTCAGCGCGGTCAGCAGGGCGCGCACATGGCCGGGGGTGGCGACCCCGATGGTGTCGCCGAGCGAGAGCTCGTCGCAGCCGAGGTCCAGCAGCGCCTTCGCGACCCGGACGACCCGGGGGACCGGGACCGGCCCCTCCCACGGGTCGCCGAAGCACATCGACAGATAGCCGCGCACCTCCACCTTGTCGGCCTTGGCGCGGGCCACGACGGGCTCGAACATCGCCAGCGACTCGTCCACCGTGCGGTTCAGGTTGCGCGCGGCGAACGTCTCCGTGGCGGAGCCGAACACGGCGATCTGCCGGGCCCCGAGCGCCAGCGCCCGGTCGAGTCCCCGCTCGTTCGGCACCAGGACCGGGAGCGCCACGTCCCCCACGTCCCTTATCTCGCCGAGCATCGGGAACAGCTGCTCGGCGTCGGCCAGCTGGGGGACCCACTTGGGGTGGACGAAGCTCGTCGCCTCGATCGTGGTGAGACCGGCGACCGCGAGCCGGCGGATGAACTCCGCCTTCACCTCGGTCGGCACGACCGTCTTCTCGTTCTGCAGCCCGTCACGGGCGCCGACCTCGTGGATACGGACCCGGGCGGGCAGGCCCGGGTCGGCCACGGTCATCGGCAGGCTCCGGTCGCTCGTCATGCTGCTCCCTCCCCGGCGGCCACGGGTGTGACCACGGCCAGGACCTGGTCCATGGCGACCGTGGTCCCCGCGGTGACATCGAGTTCGGTCACGGTGCCGGCGTGCGGGGCGGAGATGACGTGCTCCATCTTCATCGCCTCCACCACCAGCAGGCTCTGCCCGGCCGCGACCTCGTCGCCGACGGCCACCTTCACCACGGTGACCGTGCCGGGCATGGGCGCGGCGAGGGTGTCCGCCCCGGAGCGGGCGGCGCCGCTCAGCGAGGCCTCCACCGGGTCGTGGTCCCGGACCTGCCAGCTGTCCCCGTCCCGGCCGAGCCAGTGGCCCTCCGGCCCGCGGACGTACGCGAACGTGTGGGTGACCCCGCCGAGTTCGAGCGTGATCCGGCGGCCGTCGGCGGACAGCGTCCGGGCCGTCTCGGGTCCGCCGGGCAGCGGGCCCAGCGGACCGCAGGCGCCCGAGTCCGGAGCCGGCGGCCGCACGCCCTCGCCGACATGGCCGAACGTCAGCTCGGCAGCCTCTCCGCAGGGCCGCAGCCCCACCTGGACCGGGTCGTGCCCCGGAATCCGGAAGTGCCGCACCGTCCGGGCCGGGGTGCCGCCCAGGCGCCAGCCGTTCCCGGCCGAGAACGGGTCGGCCCAGGTGTCCGGGCCGGTGGGCGCGGGGGAGTGCTGCCGCAGCAGCGCGGCGGCGGCGTACACCTCCTCCGGCACCCCGTCCGGGACCAGCGCGTCCACCTCGCGCTCCACCAGGCCGGTGTCCAGCTCACCCGCCACCACGGCGGGGTGGCCGAGCAGCCGGCGCAGGAAGCCCGCGTTGGTCGGGACGCCGAGGACCACCGTGTCCGCGAGCGCCGCCCGCAGCCGGCGCAGGGCGGTCGCCCGGTCGGGGCCGTACGCGATCACCTTCGACAGCATCGGGTCGTACAGGCTGCCGACCTCGCCGCCCTCGCCGAGCCCCGAGTCCGTCCGCACCCCGTCGCCCTGCGGCTCGTCCAGTGCCAGCACCGTGCCGCCCGATGGCAGGAAGCCGCGCGCCGGGTCCTCGGCGCAGATCCGGGCCTCGACCGCGTGCCCGGTGAGGGTGATGTCCTGCTGGGTGTACGGGAGTTGTTCGCCGGA
It encodes the following:
- a CDS encoding acyl-CoA dehydrogenase family protein, with protein sequence MSLDHRLTAEHEELRRTVEEFAHDVVAPKIGDFYERHEFPYEIVREMGRMGLFGLPFPEEYGGMGGDYLALGIALEELARVDSSVAITLEAGVSLGAMPVFRFGTEEQKRQWLPRLCAGEALGAFGLTEPDGGSDAGGTRTAAVRDEATGEWVINGSKCFITNSGTDITELVTVTAVTGRKENGAPLISSIIVPSGTPGFTVAAPYSKVGWNASDTRELSFADVRVPLGNLLGEEGRGYAQFLRILDEGRIAIAALSTGLAQGCVDESVKYAAERHAFGKPIGANQAIQFKIADMEMRAHMARIGWRDAASRLLADEPFKKEAAIAKLYSSTVAVDNAREATQIHGGYGFMNEYPVARMWRDSKILEIGEGTSEVQRMLIARELGLPA
- a CDS encoding hydroxymethylglutaryl-CoA lyase, whose protein sequence is MTSDRSLPMTVADPGLPARVRIHEVGARDGLQNEKTVVPTEVKAEFIRRLAVAGLTTIEATSFVHPKWVPQLADAEQLFPMLGEIRDVGDVALPVLVPNERGLDRALALGARQIAVFGSATETFAARNLNRTVDESLAMFEPVVARAKADKVEVRGYLSMCFGDPWEGPVPVPRVVRVAKALLDLGCDELSLGDTIGVATPGHVRALLTALNEAGVPTAALGVHFHDTYGQALSNTLAALQHGVTTVDASAGGLGGCPYAKSATGNLATEDLVWMLDGLGIETGVDLDELTATSVWLAEQLGRPSPSRTVRALSVQQTQSHKEQ
- a CDS encoding biotin carboxylase N-terminal domain-containing protein, whose product is MFDTVLVANRGEIAVRVIRTLRELGVRSVAVFSDADADARHVREADTAVRIGPAPALMSYLGVDRLLEAARRTGAQAVHPGYGFLAENAGFAQACADAGLVFIGPPAAAISLMGDKIRAKETVAAAGVPVVPGSTGSELTDGQLADAAQEIGMPVLLKPSAGGGGKGMRLVRDGALLADEIAAARREARASFGDDTLLVERWIDRPRHIEIQVLADGHGNVVHLGERECSLQRRHQKIIEEAPSVLLDEGTRAAMGEAAVQAARSCGYVGAGTVEFIVPGNDPSSYYFMEMNTRLQVEHPVTELVTGLDLVEWQLRVASGEQLPYTQQDITLTGHAVEARICAEDPARGFLPSGGTVLALDEPQGDGVRTDSGLGEGGEVGSLYDPMLSKVIAYGPDRATALRRLRAALADTVVLGVPTNAGFLRRLLGHPAVVAGELDTGLVEREVDALVPDGVPEEVYAAAALLRQHSPAPTGPDTWADPFSAGNGWRLGGTPARTVRHFRIPGHDPVQVGLRPCGEAAELTFGHVGEGVRPPAPDSGACGPLGPLPGGPETARTLSADGRRITLELGGVTHTFAYVRGPEGHWLGRDGDSWQVRDHDPVEASLSGAARSGADTLAAPMPGTVTVVKVAVGDEVAAGQSLLVVEAMKMEHVISAPHAGTVTELDVTAGTTVAMDQVLAVVTPVAAGEGAA